The Cucumis melo cultivar AY chromosome 6, USDA_Cmelo_AY_1.0, whole genome shotgun sequence genome includes a region encoding these proteins:
- the LOC103491150 gene encoding uncharacterized protein LOC103491150 isoform X2 → MSNPLSPPSDKRPIEIHDDNQPAEPQSRKKPRNGCDLGPNLRRVAEIVLVMSTMTALRGGKKPSDAEVGLMAEARAKLVRICEGLAPKDIVGREGISSLIEDLGLHGSDQKLGFRGPRLTIAEKLAQSKKKMEDSKKYVAPPSYGSHTTQKSSSSSVESRGPLPTVRMFPSEKSGPVPASVGGTAGTLPSGHSSVTGPTSIQVQAQIPSNEVRSHIISSGYSIGHQGMGSSSLLHGTEKPLNGAYGSQMQVNSLANHPLASAPTWSAQTQSALAAKGGPEHKFPNHSAVNAQGTTDSRALRSSSQAARDQSFRPPISQTGTGNTTGLHTPLQNMNFVQGPSLSNNHNEIVKIIQKLLQPQLPDHPTWNPPSRDYMNKAVTCQTCQVTINEIDTVLICDACEKGYHLKCVQSPNQRAIPRGEWHCPRCLTISNGKPLPPKYGRVMRSNPPPKLSVNTSGTQPLEKKSGAIEQKVSAGQLKLVSNGGSDLPTPQPADYGSNANESPGLKLPNVEEIHGNNFLPIRKDIDEKPIPTSPTSLNTPAKSLGLVCEPSSGELSSETFAQPIKSSQASIGDDKSSTKAEPPEESQTMADNSSIPKPPDIPRIVYQKMVSEGPEIPSSTASAHDTSNVKKDGHEVLQENNVENFEASIINREQPGASSNDLHNVEWIGDQYQILDRRAYYKSCRVDGATYKVEEFALFQSSNGKLMPYRLHSFSHEYESGLKWAILKKCYFYEDLPKEVAHLCPCSPEEHEVYTSDGYICLDLGLIRGPCEVLSVAKYKEELERRKQLGPGEDNGIKPIFLCKWFYTEASKEFVPFTGAICENFSVTQSQPLKEQIQSQPLKEQIQSQPLQEQIHSQPLQEQIQTQTLQEQIQTQTLQEQIESQPLQEQIESQHLQEQIQSQPLQEQVDG, encoded by the exons ATGTCCAACCCGCTCTCCCCCCCCTCCGACAAGAGACCCATTGAGATTCATGACGACAATCAACCTGCGGAGCCTCAATCGAGGAAGAAACCTCGGAATGGTTGCGACTTGGGTCCGAATCTTAGAAGGGTAGCTGAGATTGTGTTGGTTATGTCGACCATGACGGCTTTGCGTGGTGGGAAGAAACCCAGTGATGCTGAGGTTGGATTAATGGCTGAAGCTAGGGCTAAGTTGGTTAGGATTTGTGAAGGATTGGCTCCGAAGGATATTGTGGGAAGGGAGGGTATTAGTTCTTTGATTGAAGATTTGGGGCTCCATGGTAGTGATCAGAAGTTAGGGTTTCGAGGTCCTAGGTTGACGATAGCAGAGAAGTTGGCACAGTCGAAGAAGAAG ATGGAAGATTCCAAGAAATATGTCGCACCTCCGAGTTATGGATCCCATACAACCCAAAAAAGTTCCAGTTCATCAGTTGAGAGCCGTGGGCCATTGCCTACAGTAAGGATGTTTCCCTCAGAAAAATCAGGTCCCGTTCCAGCTTCTGTGGGAGGTACTGCAGGTACTCTGCCTTCAGGTCATAGTTCTGTCACTGGTCCTACATCTATACAGGTTCAGGCGCAAATACCGAGCAATGAAGTTAGATCACATATTATTTCAAGTGGATATTCTATTGGTCATCAAGGAATGGGTTCTTCTTCACTCTTGCATGGCACTGAAAAACCATTAAATGGGGCATATGGATCTCAAATGCAAG TTAACTCTTTGGCAAATCATCCTCTGGCGAGTGCTCCAACATGGTCTGCTCAAACTCAATCCGCTTTGGCAGCTAAAGGTGGGCCAGAGCACAAGTTTCCCAATCATTCTGCTGTTAATGCTCAGGGAACCACAGACTCAAGAGCATTAAGATCGTCTTCTCAAGCTGCAAGGGACCAGAGCTTTAGACCTCCTATTTCTCAAACTGGGACAGGAAATACTACTGGTTTGCATACGCCTTTACAGAACATGAATTTTGTGCAAGGACCTTCACTTTCTAATAACCACAATGAAATTGTCAAAATTATTCAGAAGCTCTTACAGCCACAACTGCCCGATCATCCTACTTGGAATCCTCCTTCAAGAGATTACATGAACAAGGCTGTGACTTGCCAAACTTGTCAAGTTACCATTAATGAGATTGATACTGTACTTATATGTGATGCTTGTGAGAAAGGATATCACTTGAAATGTGTACAGTCACCTAATCAGAGAGCAATTCCTAGAGGCGAATGGCACTGCCCAAGATGTTTAACTATAAGCAATGGGAAGCCTTTACCTCCTAAATATGGGCGTGTCATGAGGAGTAATCCGCCGCCAAAATTATCGGTCAATACCAGTGGAACTCAGCCACTAGAGAAGAAATCAGGAGCCATAGAACAGAAGGTCAGTGCTGGTCAGTTGAAGTTAGTTTCTAATGGAGGTTCAGATTTGCCAACTCCTCAGCCTGCTGACTATGGAAGCAATGCCAATGAATCACCTGGTCTCAAACTTCCAAATGTGGAAGAGATTCATGGAAATAATTTTTTACCAATTAGGAAAGACATAGATGAGAAACCAATACCAActtcaccaacttccttgaatACCCCAGCCAAATCCTTGGGGCTGGTTTGTGAACCCTCTTCTGGTGAGTTATCAAGTGAAACATTTGCTCAGCCCATTAAAAGTTCTCAAGCATCAATAGGTGATGATAAATCCTCAACAAAAGCAGAGCCTCCAGAAGAATCCCAAACAATGGCTGATAATTCTAGTATTCCTAAACCCCCTGACATTCCTCGAATTGTTTATCAGAAAATGGTTTCTGAAGGCCCCGAAATACCCTCCTCAACAGCAAGTGCTCATGATACTTCAAACGTGAAGAAAGATGGCCATGAAGTTCTGCAGGAGAATaatgttgaaaattttgaagcTAGCATCATAAATAGAGAGCAGCCCGGTGCTTCTTCCAATGACTTGCATAACGTTGAATGGATTGGAGACCAATATCAGATTTTAGATAGGAGGGCATATTACAAATCCTGTAGAGTTGATGGTGCGACATATAAAGTTGAAGAATTTGCTCTTTTTCAATCCAGCAACGGGAAATTGATGCCCTATAGGCTTCAT TCCTTCAGCCATGAATATGAAAGTGGGTTGAAATGGGCTATTCTTAAGAAGTGTTACTTTTATGAGGACTTGCCAAAGGAAGTTGCCCATCTCTGCCCGTGCTCCCCTGAAGAACATGAG GTATATACATCCGATGGCTATATTTGTTTAGATCTGGGCTTAATTCGAGGACCATGTGAAGTTCTTTCTGTTGCCAAGTATAAAGAAGAACTTGAAAGACGAAAACAATTGGGTCCTGGGGAAGATAATGGAATAAAGCCAATTTTCCTGTGCAA ATGGTTTTATACTGAAGCTAGCAAGGAGTTTGTACCTTTTACTGGCGCCATTTGTGAAAACTTCTCAGTGACGCAG AGTCAACCTTTGAAAGAACAAATACAGAGTCAACCTTTGAAAGAACAAATACAGAGTCAACCTTTGCAAGAACAAATACATAGTCAACCTTTGCAAGAACAAATACAGACTCAAACTTTGCAAGAACAAATACAGACTCAAACTTTGCAAGAACAAATAGAGAGTCAACCTTTGCAAGAACAAATAGAGAGTCAACATTTGCAAGAACAAATACAGAGTCAACCTTTGCAAGAACAAGTTGATGGATGA
- the LOC103491150 gene encoding uncharacterized protein LOC103491150 isoform X4: MSNPLSPPSDKRPIEIHDDNQPAEPQSRKKPRNGCDLGPNLRRVAEIVLVMSTMTALRGGKKPSDAEVGLMAEARAKLVRICEGLAPKDIVGREGISSLIEDLGLHGSDQKLGFRGPRLTIAEKLAQSKKKMEDSKKYVAPPSYGSHTTQKSSSSSVESRGPLPTVRMFPSEKSGPVPASVGGTAGTLPSGHSSVTGPTSIQVQAQIPSNEVRSHIISSGYSIGHQGMGSSSLLHGTEKPLNGAYGSQMQVNSLANHPLASAPTWSAQTQSALAAKGGPEHKFPNHSAVNAQGTTDSRALRSSSQAARDQSFRPPISQTGTGNTTGLHTPLQNMNFVQGPSLSNNHNEIVKIIQKLLQPQLPDHPTWNPPSRDYMNKAVTCQTCQVTINEIDTVLICDACEKGYHLKCVQSPNQRAIPRGEWHCPRCLTISNGKPLPPKYGRVMRSNPPPKLSVNTSGTQPLEKKSGAIEQKVSAGQLKLVSNGGSDLPTPQPADYGSNANESPGLKLPNVEEIHGNNFLPIRKDIDEKPIPTSPTSLNTPAKSLGLVCEPSSGELSSETFAQPIKSSQASIGDDKSSTKAEPPEESQTMADNSSIPKPPDIPRIVYQKMVSEGPEIPSSTASAHDTSNVKKDGHEVLQENNVENFEASIINREQPGASSNDLHNVEWIGDQYQILDRRAYYKSCRVDGATYKVEEFALFQSSNGKLMPYRLHSFSHEYESGLKWAILKKCYFYEDLPKEVAHLCPCSPEEHEVYTSDGYICLDLGLIRGPCEVLSVAKYKEELERRKQLGPGEDNGIKPIFLCKWFYTEASKEFVPFTGAICENFSVTQSQPLQEQIESQHLQEQIQSQPLQEQVDG, translated from the exons ATGTCCAACCCGCTCTCCCCCCCCTCCGACAAGAGACCCATTGAGATTCATGACGACAATCAACCTGCGGAGCCTCAATCGAGGAAGAAACCTCGGAATGGTTGCGACTTGGGTCCGAATCTTAGAAGGGTAGCTGAGATTGTGTTGGTTATGTCGACCATGACGGCTTTGCGTGGTGGGAAGAAACCCAGTGATGCTGAGGTTGGATTAATGGCTGAAGCTAGGGCTAAGTTGGTTAGGATTTGTGAAGGATTGGCTCCGAAGGATATTGTGGGAAGGGAGGGTATTAGTTCTTTGATTGAAGATTTGGGGCTCCATGGTAGTGATCAGAAGTTAGGGTTTCGAGGTCCTAGGTTGACGATAGCAGAGAAGTTGGCACAGTCGAAGAAGAAG ATGGAAGATTCCAAGAAATATGTCGCACCTCCGAGTTATGGATCCCATACAACCCAAAAAAGTTCCAGTTCATCAGTTGAGAGCCGTGGGCCATTGCCTACAGTAAGGATGTTTCCCTCAGAAAAATCAGGTCCCGTTCCAGCTTCTGTGGGAGGTACTGCAGGTACTCTGCCTTCAGGTCATAGTTCTGTCACTGGTCCTACATCTATACAGGTTCAGGCGCAAATACCGAGCAATGAAGTTAGATCACATATTATTTCAAGTGGATATTCTATTGGTCATCAAGGAATGGGTTCTTCTTCACTCTTGCATGGCACTGAAAAACCATTAAATGGGGCATATGGATCTCAAATGCAAG TTAACTCTTTGGCAAATCATCCTCTGGCGAGTGCTCCAACATGGTCTGCTCAAACTCAATCCGCTTTGGCAGCTAAAGGTGGGCCAGAGCACAAGTTTCCCAATCATTCTGCTGTTAATGCTCAGGGAACCACAGACTCAAGAGCATTAAGATCGTCTTCTCAAGCTGCAAGGGACCAGAGCTTTAGACCTCCTATTTCTCAAACTGGGACAGGAAATACTACTGGTTTGCATACGCCTTTACAGAACATGAATTTTGTGCAAGGACCTTCACTTTCTAATAACCACAATGAAATTGTCAAAATTATTCAGAAGCTCTTACAGCCACAACTGCCCGATCATCCTACTTGGAATCCTCCTTCAAGAGATTACATGAACAAGGCTGTGACTTGCCAAACTTGTCAAGTTACCATTAATGAGATTGATACTGTACTTATATGTGATGCTTGTGAGAAAGGATATCACTTGAAATGTGTACAGTCACCTAATCAGAGAGCAATTCCTAGAGGCGAATGGCACTGCCCAAGATGTTTAACTATAAGCAATGGGAAGCCTTTACCTCCTAAATATGGGCGTGTCATGAGGAGTAATCCGCCGCCAAAATTATCGGTCAATACCAGTGGAACTCAGCCACTAGAGAAGAAATCAGGAGCCATAGAACAGAAGGTCAGTGCTGGTCAGTTGAAGTTAGTTTCTAATGGAGGTTCAGATTTGCCAACTCCTCAGCCTGCTGACTATGGAAGCAATGCCAATGAATCACCTGGTCTCAAACTTCCAAATGTGGAAGAGATTCATGGAAATAATTTTTTACCAATTAGGAAAGACATAGATGAGAAACCAATACCAActtcaccaacttccttgaatACCCCAGCCAAATCCTTGGGGCTGGTTTGTGAACCCTCTTCTGGTGAGTTATCAAGTGAAACATTTGCTCAGCCCATTAAAAGTTCTCAAGCATCAATAGGTGATGATAAATCCTCAACAAAAGCAGAGCCTCCAGAAGAATCCCAAACAATGGCTGATAATTCTAGTATTCCTAAACCCCCTGACATTCCTCGAATTGTTTATCAGAAAATGGTTTCTGAAGGCCCCGAAATACCCTCCTCAACAGCAAGTGCTCATGATACTTCAAACGTGAAGAAAGATGGCCATGAAGTTCTGCAGGAGAATaatgttgaaaattttgaagcTAGCATCATAAATAGAGAGCAGCCCGGTGCTTCTTCCAATGACTTGCATAACGTTGAATGGATTGGAGACCAATATCAGATTTTAGATAGGAGGGCATATTACAAATCCTGTAGAGTTGATGGTGCGACATATAAAGTTGAAGAATTTGCTCTTTTTCAATCCAGCAACGGGAAATTGATGCCCTATAGGCTTCAT TCCTTCAGCCATGAATATGAAAGTGGGTTGAAATGGGCTATTCTTAAGAAGTGTTACTTTTATGAGGACTTGCCAAAGGAAGTTGCCCATCTCTGCCCGTGCTCCCCTGAAGAACATGAG GTATATACATCCGATGGCTATATTTGTTTAGATCTGGGCTTAATTCGAGGACCATGTGAAGTTCTTTCTGTTGCCAAGTATAAAGAAGAACTTGAAAGACGAAAACAATTGGGTCCTGGGGAAGATAATGGAATAAAGCCAATTTTCCTGTGCAA ATGGTTTTATACTGAAGCTAGCAAGGAGTTTGTACCTTTTACTGGCGCCATTTGTGAAAACTTCTCAGTGACGCAG AGTCAACCTTTGCAAGAACAAATAGAGAGTCAACATTTGCAAGAACAAATACAGAGTCAACCTTTGCAAGAACAAGTTGATGGATGA
- the LOC103491150 gene encoding uncharacterized protein LOC103491150 isoform X3: MSNPLSPPSDKRPIEIHDDNQPAEPQSRKKPRNGCDLGPNLRRVAEIVLVMSTMTALRGGKKPSDAEVGLMAEARAKLVRICEGLAPKDIVGREGISSLIEDLGLHGSDQKLGFRGPRLTIAEKLAQSKKKMEDSKKYVAPPSYGSHTTQKSSSSSVESRGPLPTVRMFPSEKSGPVPASVGGTAGTLPSGHSSVTGPTSIQVQAQIPSNEVRSHIISSGYSIGHQGMGSSSLLHGTEKPLNGAYGSQMQVNSLANHPLASAPTWSAQTQSALAAKGGPEHKFPNHSAVNAQGTTDSRALRSSSQAARDQSFRPPISQTGTGNTTGLHTPLQNMNFVQGPSLSNNHNEIVKIIQKLLQPQLPDHPTWNPPSRDYMNKAVTCQTCQVTINEIDTVLICDACEKGYHLKCVQSPNQRAIPRGEWHCPRCLTISNGKPLPPKYGRVMRSNPPPKLSVNTSGTQPLEKKSGAIEQKVSAGQLKLVSNGGSDLPTPQPADYGSNANESPGLKLPNVEEIHGNNFLPIRKDIDEKPIPTSPTSLNTPAKSLGLVCEPSSGELSSETFAQPIKSSQASIGDDKSSTKAEPPEESQTMADNSSIPKPPDIPRIVYQKMVSEGPEIPSSTASAHDTSNVKKDGHEVLQENNVENFEASIINREQPGASSNDLHNVEWIGDQYQILDRRAYYKSCRVDGATYKVEEFALFQSSNGKLMPYRLHSFSHEYESGLKWAILKKCYFYEDLPKEVAHLCPCSPEEHEVYTSDGYICLDLGLIRGPCEVLSVAKYKEELERRKQLGPGEDNGIKPIFLCKWFYTEASKEFVPFTGAICENFSVTQSQPLQEQIHSQPLQEQIQTQTLQEQIQTQTLQEQIESQPLQEQIESQHLQEQIQSQPLQEQVDG; this comes from the exons ATGTCCAACCCGCTCTCCCCCCCCTCCGACAAGAGACCCATTGAGATTCATGACGACAATCAACCTGCGGAGCCTCAATCGAGGAAGAAACCTCGGAATGGTTGCGACTTGGGTCCGAATCTTAGAAGGGTAGCTGAGATTGTGTTGGTTATGTCGACCATGACGGCTTTGCGTGGTGGGAAGAAACCCAGTGATGCTGAGGTTGGATTAATGGCTGAAGCTAGGGCTAAGTTGGTTAGGATTTGTGAAGGATTGGCTCCGAAGGATATTGTGGGAAGGGAGGGTATTAGTTCTTTGATTGAAGATTTGGGGCTCCATGGTAGTGATCAGAAGTTAGGGTTTCGAGGTCCTAGGTTGACGATAGCAGAGAAGTTGGCACAGTCGAAGAAGAAG ATGGAAGATTCCAAGAAATATGTCGCACCTCCGAGTTATGGATCCCATACAACCCAAAAAAGTTCCAGTTCATCAGTTGAGAGCCGTGGGCCATTGCCTACAGTAAGGATGTTTCCCTCAGAAAAATCAGGTCCCGTTCCAGCTTCTGTGGGAGGTACTGCAGGTACTCTGCCTTCAGGTCATAGTTCTGTCACTGGTCCTACATCTATACAGGTTCAGGCGCAAATACCGAGCAATGAAGTTAGATCACATATTATTTCAAGTGGATATTCTATTGGTCATCAAGGAATGGGTTCTTCTTCACTCTTGCATGGCACTGAAAAACCATTAAATGGGGCATATGGATCTCAAATGCAAG TTAACTCTTTGGCAAATCATCCTCTGGCGAGTGCTCCAACATGGTCTGCTCAAACTCAATCCGCTTTGGCAGCTAAAGGTGGGCCAGAGCACAAGTTTCCCAATCATTCTGCTGTTAATGCTCAGGGAACCACAGACTCAAGAGCATTAAGATCGTCTTCTCAAGCTGCAAGGGACCAGAGCTTTAGACCTCCTATTTCTCAAACTGGGACAGGAAATACTACTGGTTTGCATACGCCTTTACAGAACATGAATTTTGTGCAAGGACCTTCACTTTCTAATAACCACAATGAAATTGTCAAAATTATTCAGAAGCTCTTACAGCCACAACTGCCCGATCATCCTACTTGGAATCCTCCTTCAAGAGATTACATGAACAAGGCTGTGACTTGCCAAACTTGTCAAGTTACCATTAATGAGATTGATACTGTACTTATATGTGATGCTTGTGAGAAAGGATATCACTTGAAATGTGTACAGTCACCTAATCAGAGAGCAATTCCTAGAGGCGAATGGCACTGCCCAAGATGTTTAACTATAAGCAATGGGAAGCCTTTACCTCCTAAATATGGGCGTGTCATGAGGAGTAATCCGCCGCCAAAATTATCGGTCAATACCAGTGGAACTCAGCCACTAGAGAAGAAATCAGGAGCCATAGAACAGAAGGTCAGTGCTGGTCAGTTGAAGTTAGTTTCTAATGGAGGTTCAGATTTGCCAACTCCTCAGCCTGCTGACTATGGAAGCAATGCCAATGAATCACCTGGTCTCAAACTTCCAAATGTGGAAGAGATTCATGGAAATAATTTTTTACCAATTAGGAAAGACATAGATGAGAAACCAATACCAActtcaccaacttccttgaatACCCCAGCCAAATCCTTGGGGCTGGTTTGTGAACCCTCTTCTGGTGAGTTATCAAGTGAAACATTTGCTCAGCCCATTAAAAGTTCTCAAGCATCAATAGGTGATGATAAATCCTCAACAAAAGCAGAGCCTCCAGAAGAATCCCAAACAATGGCTGATAATTCTAGTATTCCTAAACCCCCTGACATTCCTCGAATTGTTTATCAGAAAATGGTTTCTGAAGGCCCCGAAATACCCTCCTCAACAGCAAGTGCTCATGATACTTCAAACGTGAAGAAAGATGGCCATGAAGTTCTGCAGGAGAATaatgttgaaaattttgaagcTAGCATCATAAATAGAGAGCAGCCCGGTGCTTCTTCCAATGACTTGCATAACGTTGAATGGATTGGAGACCAATATCAGATTTTAGATAGGAGGGCATATTACAAATCCTGTAGAGTTGATGGTGCGACATATAAAGTTGAAGAATTTGCTCTTTTTCAATCCAGCAACGGGAAATTGATGCCCTATAGGCTTCAT TCCTTCAGCCATGAATATGAAAGTGGGTTGAAATGGGCTATTCTTAAGAAGTGTTACTTTTATGAGGACTTGCCAAAGGAAGTTGCCCATCTCTGCCCGTGCTCCCCTGAAGAACATGAG GTATATACATCCGATGGCTATATTTGTTTAGATCTGGGCTTAATTCGAGGACCATGTGAAGTTCTTTCTGTTGCCAAGTATAAAGAAGAACTTGAAAGACGAAAACAATTGGGTCCTGGGGAAGATAATGGAATAAAGCCAATTTTCCTGTGCAA ATGGTTTTATACTGAAGCTAGCAAGGAGTTTGTACCTTTTACTGGCGCCATTTGTGAAAACTTCTCAGTGACGCAG AGTCAACCTTTGCAAGAACAAATACATAGTCAACCTTTGCAAGAACAAATACAGACTCAAACTTTGCAAGAACAAATACAGACTCAAACTTTGCAAGAACAAATAGAGAGTCAACCTTTGCAAGAACAAATAGAGAGTCAACATTTGCAAGAACAAATACAGAGTCAACCTTTGCAAGAACAAGTTGATGGATGA
- the LOC103491150 gene encoding uncharacterized protein LOC103491150 isoform X5, with translation MSNPLSPPSDKRPIEIHDDNQPAEPQSRKKPRNGCDLGPNLRRVAEIVLVMSTMTALRGGKKPSDAEVGLMAEARAKLVRICEGLAPKDIVGREGISSLIEDLGLHGSDQKLGFRGPRLTIAEKLAQSKKKMEDSKKYVAPPSYGSHTTQKSSSSSVESRGPLPTVRMFPSEKSGPVPASVGGTAGTLPSGHSSVTGPTSIQVQAQIPSNEVRSHIISSGYSIGHQGMGSSSLLHGTEKPLNGAYGSQMQVNSLANHPLASAPTWSAQTQSALAAKGGPEHKFPNHSAVNAQGTTDSRALRSSSQAARDQSFRPPISQTGTGNTTGLHTPLQNMNFVQGPSLSNNHNEIVKIIQKLLQPQLPDHPTWNPPSRDYMNKAVTCQTCQVTINEIDTVLICDACEKGYHLKCVQSPNQRAIPRGEWHCPRCLTISNGKPLPPKYGRVMRSNPPPKLSVNTSGTQPLEKKSGAIEQKVSAGQLKLVSNGGSDLPTPQPADYGSNANESPGLKLPNVEEIHGNNFLPIRKDIDEKPIPTSPTSLNTPAKSLGLVCEPSSGELSSETFAQPIKSSQASIGDDKSSTKAEPPEESQTMADNSSIPKPPDIPRIVYQKMVSEGPEIPSSTASAHDTSNVKKDGHEVLQENNVENFEASIINREQPGASSNDLHNVEWIGDQYQILDRRAYYKSCRVDGATYKVEEFALFQSSNGKLMPYRLHSFSHEYESGLKWAILKKCYFYEDLPKEVAHLCPCSPEEHEVYTSDGYICLDLGLIRGPCEVLSVAKYKEELERRKQLGPGEDNGIKPIFLCKWFYTEASKEFVPFTGAICENFSVTQSQPLQEQVDG, from the exons ATGTCCAACCCGCTCTCCCCCCCCTCCGACAAGAGACCCATTGAGATTCATGACGACAATCAACCTGCGGAGCCTCAATCGAGGAAGAAACCTCGGAATGGTTGCGACTTGGGTCCGAATCTTAGAAGGGTAGCTGAGATTGTGTTGGTTATGTCGACCATGACGGCTTTGCGTGGTGGGAAGAAACCCAGTGATGCTGAGGTTGGATTAATGGCTGAAGCTAGGGCTAAGTTGGTTAGGATTTGTGAAGGATTGGCTCCGAAGGATATTGTGGGAAGGGAGGGTATTAGTTCTTTGATTGAAGATTTGGGGCTCCATGGTAGTGATCAGAAGTTAGGGTTTCGAGGTCCTAGGTTGACGATAGCAGAGAAGTTGGCACAGTCGAAGAAGAAG ATGGAAGATTCCAAGAAATATGTCGCACCTCCGAGTTATGGATCCCATACAACCCAAAAAAGTTCCAGTTCATCAGTTGAGAGCCGTGGGCCATTGCCTACAGTAAGGATGTTTCCCTCAGAAAAATCAGGTCCCGTTCCAGCTTCTGTGGGAGGTACTGCAGGTACTCTGCCTTCAGGTCATAGTTCTGTCACTGGTCCTACATCTATACAGGTTCAGGCGCAAATACCGAGCAATGAAGTTAGATCACATATTATTTCAAGTGGATATTCTATTGGTCATCAAGGAATGGGTTCTTCTTCACTCTTGCATGGCACTGAAAAACCATTAAATGGGGCATATGGATCTCAAATGCAAG TTAACTCTTTGGCAAATCATCCTCTGGCGAGTGCTCCAACATGGTCTGCTCAAACTCAATCCGCTTTGGCAGCTAAAGGTGGGCCAGAGCACAAGTTTCCCAATCATTCTGCTGTTAATGCTCAGGGAACCACAGACTCAAGAGCATTAAGATCGTCTTCTCAAGCTGCAAGGGACCAGAGCTTTAGACCTCCTATTTCTCAAACTGGGACAGGAAATACTACTGGTTTGCATACGCCTTTACAGAACATGAATTTTGTGCAAGGACCTTCACTTTCTAATAACCACAATGAAATTGTCAAAATTATTCAGAAGCTCTTACAGCCACAACTGCCCGATCATCCTACTTGGAATCCTCCTTCAAGAGATTACATGAACAAGGCTGTGACTTGCCAAACTTGTCAAGTTACCATTAATGAGATTGATACTGTACTTATATGTGATGCTTGTGAGAAAGGATATCACTTGAAATGTGTACAGTCACCTAATCAGAGAGCAATTCCTAGAGGCGAATGGCACTGCCCAAGATGTTTAACTATAAGCAATGGGAAGCCTTTACCTCCTAAATATGGGCGTGTCATGAGGAGTAATCCGCCGCCAAAATTATCGGTCAATACCAGTGGAACTCAGCCACTAGAGAAGAAATCAGGAGCCATAGAACAGAAGGTCAGTGCTGGTCAGTTGAAGTTAGTTTCTAATGGAGGTTCAGATTTGCCAACTCCTCAGCCTGCTGACTATGGAAGCAATGCCAATGAATCACCTGGTCTCAAACTTCCAAATGTGGAAGAGATTCATGGAAATAATTTTTTACCAATTAGGAAAGACATAGATGAGAAACCAATACCAActtcaccaacttccttgaatACCCCAGCCAAATCCTTGGGGCTGGTTTGTGAACCCTCTTCTGGTGAGTTATCAAGTGAAACATTTGCTCAGCCCATTAAAAGTTCTCAAGCATCAATAGGTGATGATAAATCCTCAACAAAAGCAGAGCCTCCAGAAGAATCCCAAACAATGGCTGATAATTCTAGTATTCCTAAACCCCCTGACATTCCTCGAATTGTTTATCAGAAAATGGTTTCTGAAGGCCCCGAAATACCCTCCTCAACAGCAAGTGCTCATGATACTTCAAACGTGAAGAAAGATGGCCATGAAGTTCTGCAGGAGAATaatgttgaaaattttgaagcTAGCATCATAAATAGAGAGCAGCCCGGTGCTTCTTCCAATGACTTGCATAACGTTGAATGGATTGGAGACCAATATCAGATTTTAGATAGGAGGGCATATTACAAATCCTGTAGAGTTGATGGTGCGACATATAAAGTTGAAGAATTTGCTCTTTTTCAATCCAGCAACGGGAAATTGATGCCCTATAGGCTTCAT TCCTTCAGCCATGAATATGAAAGTGGGTTGAAATGGGCTATTCTTAAGAAGTGTTACTTTTATGAGGACTTGCCAAAGGAAGTTGCCCATCTCTGCCCGTGCTCCCCTGAAGAACATGAG GTATATACATCCGATGGCTATATTTGTTTAGATCTGGGCTTAATTCGAGGACCATGTGAAGTTCTTTCTGTTGCCAAGTATAAAGAAGAACTTGAAAGACGAAAACAATTGGGTCCTGGGGAAGATAATGGAATAAAGCCAATTTTCCTGTGCAA ATGGTTTTATACTGAAGCTAGCAAGGAGTTTGTACCTTTTACTGGCGCCATTTGTGAAAACTTCTCAGTGACGCAG AGTCAACCTTTGCAAGAACAAGTTGATGGATGA